The Ascaphus truei isolate aAscTru1 chromosome 3, aAscTru1.hap1, whole genome shotgun sequence genome includes a region encoding these proteins:
- the VPS37D gene encoding vacuolar protein sorting-associated protein 37D isoform X1 has protein sequence MYLRLLVYVPSSPCLCTCVSLSMYLPLLVSVPPLPLIVSVPPLPLLVAVSTSASSCIFLYLSLSLYLPLPFIVSVPPLLLLVSVPLQPLLDPVPPLPLLFSVTPSASPCLCISLCLSLSVPHLLLLVSVPLLPLLDCIFLCLSLSLCLHLSLLVSGPPHFSVTPSVSPCLCTSSASPCPCFFIFLSLSLYLPCLSLSLYRLCLSLSLYQPLPLLVSSSISPCLRISLCLSLYLLRPYLTLYLPLPLLFSVIPSASPGLCTTSASPGLCIFICLSLSLYLPLPFIVCSSSASPSLCTSSASTWLYLPLPLLVSVSSSVSPCLGASSASPFLCTSSASPCLCVFFCLSLYLCLHLSLLVFVPPSVSPCLCIDLCLYFSLYLPLPVLVSVFSSISPCLCTSPASRGLSISLCLSLSLYILCLSLSLYILCLSLSLYLPRPLLVSISSASSCLCISSVSPCLCNSLFLSLSLYLLCLSLSLYILCLSLYLPQPGLVFVPPSVSPCLCTSSASSCIYIFLYLSLSLYLPLPFIVSVPPLLLLVSVPLLPLLGSVHPLPLLVSVPPLPLLVYVSASVSSCVCTSSASPCLCTSSAPI, from the coding sequence ATGTACCTGCGTCTCCTTGTCTAtgtaccttcctctccttgtctaTGTACCTGCGTCTCCTTGTCTAtgtaccttcctctccttgtctctgTACCTCCCCTGCCTCTCATTGTCTCTGTACCGCCTCTACCTCTCCTTGTCGCTGTATCAACCTCTGCCTCTTCTTGTATCTTCCTCTACCTCTCCTTGTCTCTGTATCTCCCTCTGCCTTTCATTGTCTCTGTTCCTCCTCTGCTTCTCCTTGTCTCTGTACCTCTTCAGCCCCTACTTGACCCTGTACCTCCCCTGCCTCTCCTTTTCTCTGTAactccctctgcctctccttgTCTCTGTATCTCCCTCTGCCTTTCATTGTCTGTTCCTCATCTGCTTCTCCTTGTATCTGTACCTCTTCTGCCTCTACTTGACTGTAtcttcctctgcctctccttgtcTCTGTGTCTTCATCTGTCTCTCCTTGTCTCGGGGCCTCCTCATTTCTCTGtaactccctctgtctctccttgtctctgtacctcctctgcctctccttgtcCCTGTTTCTTCATTTTCCTCTCCTTGTCTCTGTACCTCCCCTGCCTCTCCTTGTCTCTGTACCGCCTCTGCCTCTCCTTGTCTCTGTATCAACCTCTGCCTCTTCTTGTATCTTCCTCTATCTCTCCTTGTCTCCGTATCTCCCTCTGCCTTTCATTGTACCTCCTCAGACCCTACTTGACTCTGTAtcttcctctgcctctccttttcTCTGTAATTCCCTCTGCCTCTCCTGGTCTCTGTACCACCTCTGCCTCTCCCGGTCTCTGTATCTTCATCTGCCTCTCCTTGTCTCTGTATCTCCCTCTGCCTTTCATTGTCTGTTCCTCATCTGCTTCTCCTTCTCTCTGTACCTCTTCTGCCTCTACTTGGCTGTAtcttcctctgcctctccttgtcTCTGTGTCTTCATCTGTCTCTCCTTGTCTCGgtgcctcctctgcctctccatTTCTCTGtacctcctctgcctctccttgtcTTTGTGTTTTCTTCTGCCTCTCCTTGTATCTGTGTCTTCACCTGTCTCTCCTTGTCTTTGTACCTCCTTctgtctctccttgtctctgTATCGACCTCTGCCTCTACTTTTCTCTGTACCTCCCTCTGCCTGTCcttgtctctgttttttcctctaTATCTCCTTGTCTCTGTACCTCCCCTGCCTCTCGtggtctctctatctccctctgcctctccttgtctctgtacatcctctgcctctccttgtctctgtacatcctctgcctctccttgtcTCTTTACCTCCCTCGGCCTCTGCTTGTCTCTATCTCCTCTGCCTCTAGTTGTCTTTGtatctcctctgtctctccttgtctctgTAACTCCCTGTTCCTCTCCTTGTCTCTAtatctcctctgcctctccttgtctctgtacatcctctgcctctctctgtatctccctcaGCCTGGCCTTGTCTTTGTACCTCCTTCTGTCTCCCCTTGTCTCTGTACCTCCTCTGCCTCTTCTTGTATCTATATCTTCCTCTACCTCTCCTTGTCTCTATATCTCCCTCTGCCTTTCATTGTCTCTGTTCCTCCTTTGCTTCTCCTTGTCTCTGTACCTCTTCTGCCTCTCCTTGGCTCTGTACATCCTCtgcctcttcttgtctctgtACCA